A window from Gottschalkiaceae bacterium SANA encodes these proteins:
- a CDS encoding NADH-dependent [FeFe] hydrogenase, group A6, which produces MSEMVKATINGKQVEVPQGTTILDAAKTLSVDIPTLCHLNLHDFGIVNKVASCRVCVVEVENRPALMPSCATELTDGMVVKTHTARAVQGRRTALELLLSDHPQDCLSCAKNQNCDLQSLAGEMGILEINYEGERLEYDKDISSASLVRDPNKCIMCRRCETMCNEVQTCGILSGVNRGFDSFVGTAFNLPLNETSCTYCGQCLAVCPTAAIAEKNNISEVWNSLLDQKKHVVVQVAPAIRAAIGEEFGMEPGTLVTGQLAAGLRMMGFDGVFDTDFAADLTIMEEASELVHRIQSGGPLPILTSCCPAWVRFIEANYPELLDIPSTCRSPQIMFGAIAKTYYAKKMNIKPENMTVISVMPCVAKKTEAERPELVSAGESDVDFVLTTRELAQMFKIAGINFADLPEEDFDDVLGESTGAGVIFGATGGVIEAATRTAYEWITGEELEKVDFEQLRGMEGIRSASVDIGDLTLNIGIAHGLGNARKLLDDIKAGKSNFHAIEIMACPGGCIGGGGQPYHHGDSTIIKKRAEAIYREDAGKKIRSSHKNPQIVALYDEYLGKPYGEKAHKLLHTTYKKRDKI; this is translated from the coding sequence ATGAGTGAAATGGTGAAAGCGACCATTAATGGAAAACAGGTCGAGGTTCCTCAAGGAACGACGATCCTAGATGCAGCAAAAACCTTAAGTGTTGATATTCCGACACTTTGCCACTTGAACCTACACGATTTTGGTATTGTCAATAAAGTGGCTTCTTGTCGTGTATGTGTAGTAGAAGTGGAGAATCGTCCAGCTTTGATGCCTTCTTGTGCAACAGAATTGACAGATGGCATGGTTGTGAAAACCCATACGGCAAGAGCCGTACAGGGAAGAAGAACAGCTCTAGAGTTGCTTCTTTCGGATCATCCTCAAGATTGCCTGTCATGTGCAAAAAATCAAAACTGTGATCTTCAATCCCTTGCGGGCGAGATGGGTATTTTGGAAATTAATTACGAAGGCGAGCGATTGGAGTACGACAAGGATATTTCAAGCGCATCTTTGGTGCGTGATCCGAATAAATGCATTATGTGCCGTCGTTGCGAGACCATGTGTAACGAGGTACAGACTTGCGGAATCCTTTCCGGTGTAAACCGTGGATTTGATTCCTTTGTTGGAACTGCCTTCAATCTGCCTTTAAATGAAACGTCTTGTACCTATTGTGGTCAGTGCTTGGCAGTATGTCCAACAGCGGCAATTGCTGAGAAAAACAATATTTCTGAAGTTTGGAACTCATTGTTGGATCAAAAGAAACATGTTGTGGTACAGGTGGCACCGGCAATTCGTGCGGCAATTGGCGAAGAATTCGGCATGGAGCCTGGTACATTGGTTACCGGTCAATTAGCAGCAGGTCTTCGTATGATGGGATTTGACGGCGTATTTGATACGGATTTTGCAGCTGACTTAACGATCATGGAAGAGGCAAGTGAGTTGGTTCACCGCATTCAGTCTGGCGGCCCGCTGCCAATCCTGACTTCTTGTTGCCCGGCATGGGTGCGATTTATCGAGGCCAACTATCCGGAACTCCTTGATATTCCATCAACTTGTCGATCACCACAAATTATGTTTGGTGCTATTGCCAAGACCTATTATGCGAAGAAGATGAATATCAAACCAGAAAACATGACCGTGATCTCTGTCATGCCTTGTGTGGCAAAGAAAACAGAGGCTGAGCGACCTGAATTGGTTAGCGCTGGCGAATCGGATGTGGATTTTGTTTTGACAACACGTGAATTGGCGCAGATGTTCAAGATTGCAGGTATCAATTTTGCAGATCTTCCAGAAGAAGATTTTGATGATGTCTTGGGTGAGTCTACGGGCGCGGGTGTTATTTTCGGCGCGACCGGTGGTGTAATTGAGGCAGCAACCCGTACAGCATACGAATGGATTACCGGTGAAGAACTTGAAAAAGTTGATTTTGAACAACTTCGCGGCATGGAGGGGATTCGCTCCGCTTCTGTTGATATTGGAGATTTGACTTTGAATATCGGTATTGCCCATGGTCTTGGAAATGCGAGAAAATTACTCGATGACATCAAGGCTGGAAAATCAAATTTCCATGCAATCGAGATTATGGCATGTCCTGGCGGCTGTATTGGCGGCGGCGGACAACCGTATCATCATGGCGATTCTACGATTATCAAAAAACGTGCGGAAGCGATTTATCGAGAAGATGCAGGCAAGAAAATTCGATCTTCACATAAAAATCCGCAGATCGTTGCTTTGTATGATGAGTATTTAGGAAAACCATACGGCGAGAAGGCGCATAAGCTTCTTCATACGACCTATAAAAAACGAGATAAAATTTAA
- the nuoF gene encoding NADH-quinone oxidoreductase subunit NuoF — MSKVRSHILVCGGTGCVASQSEDIIKNLEKEIAKVGYQDEVKVVKTGCFGFCGQGPIVKIQPDNVIYVMVKPEDAEEIVSEHIIKGRKIERLLYDEPVLQEKIEMHHDMPFYKKQYRIALRNCGLINPEDINEYIAFEGYQALGMALTDMTPQEAVQIVKDSGLRGRGGGGFPTGLKWELAAKSVSEKKYVVCNADEGDPGAFMDRSILEGDPHSVIEAMAICGYCMGADEGLVYIRAEYPLAIHRLEVALAQAREMGLLGENIFGTDFSFDISLKLGAGAFVCGEETALIHSMEGMRGEPTKKPPYPAVEGFNKKPTNVNNVETYANIAPIFLKGAEWFSSIGTENSKGTKVFALAGKVNNVGLVEVPMGITLREIIYDIGGGIKDGKAFKAVQTGGPSGGVITVADLDTPIDYDNLKAIGSMMGSGGMIVMDEDNCMVNISKFYLDFTKDESCGKCTPCRVGTKRMLEILERITEGEGQPGDIEKLQQLGAAIKDTALCGLGQTAPNPVLSTIHFFREEYEEHINEKYCRTGECKALTKYEIITDKCVGCTACARVCPVSAISGKVKEAHVIDQAACISCGACYEKCRFEAIRRP, encoded by the coding sequence ATGAGTAAAGTAAGAAGTCATATCCTCGTCTGCGGCGGTACCGGTTGTGTTGCATCGCAGAGTGAAGATATTATTAAAAATTTAGAAAAAGAAATCGCGAAGGTTGGATACCAAGACGAAGTAAAGGTTGTAAAAACCGGATGTTTTGGTTTCTGTGGACAAGGTCCAATTGTTAAAATTCAACCTGATAATGTGATATACGTAATGGTAAAACCTGAAGATGCCGAGGAAATTGTCTCGGAACATATCATTAAAGGCCGAAAAATTGAACGCTTGTTATATGATGAACCAGTGCTTCAAGAAAAAATAGAAATGCATCACGACATGCCTTTCTACAAGAAGCAGTATCGAATTGCCCTTAGAAATTGTGGTTTGATCAATCCAGAAGATATCAATGAATATATTGCATTTGAAGGATATCAAGCATTAGGGATGGCATTGACCGATATGACACCTCAAGAGGCTGTACAGATCGTCAAAGATTCTGGTCTTCGTGGCCGTGGCGGTGGTGGATTCCCAACCGGTTTAAAGTGGGAATTGGCTGCAAAGTCTGTATCTGAGAAAAAATATGTAGTTTGTAACGCTGATGAGGGTGATCCAGGTGCATTTATGGATCGTTCAATCCTTGAAGGGGATCCGCATAGTGTAATTGAGGCCATGGCAATTTGTGGCTATTGCATGGGTGCTGATGAAGGCCTTGTGTACATCCGTGCAGAATATCCTTTGGCGATTCATCGTTTAGAAGTTGCTCTTGCTCAAGCCCGCGAGATGGGACTGTTGGGAGAAAACATCTTTGGTACGGACTTCTCTTTTGATATTTCATTGAAATTGGGAGCAGGCGCCTTTGTCTGTGGCGAAGAAACGGCTTTGATTCATTCTATGGAAGGAATGCGTGGCGAACCAACGAAAAAACCACCATATCCTGCAGTTGAAGGTTTTAATAAAAAGCCAACCAATGTTAACAACGTAGAAACTTATGCGAATATCGCACCGATCTTCTTAAAGGGCGCTGAGTGGTTTTCATCAATTGGAACAGAAAACTCAAAGGGAACCAAGGTATTTGCCTTGGCCGGCAAGGTAAACAATGTTGGTTTGGTAGAAGTACCTATGGGCATTACCCTGCGTGAGATTATCTATGATATCGGCGGCGGCATCAAAGATGGTAAAGCATTTAAAGCCGTTCAAACCGGTGGTCCATCAGGCGGTGTTATTACTGTAGCCGATTTGGATACACCAATTGATTATGACAACTTGAAAGCGATTGGATCCATGATGGGTTCTGGTGGCATGATTGTTATGGATGAAGATAACTGTATGGTGAATATCTCAAAATTCTATTTGGATTTTACCAAAGACGAGTCTTGTGGAAAATGTACACCATGTCGTGTTGGAACAAAACGCATGTTGGAAATTTTGGAGCGAATTACGGAAGGCGAAGGCCAGCCGGGTGATATTGAGAAGCTTCAGCAATTGGGAGCTGCCATTAAGGATACAGCCCTTTGTGGGTTGGGCCAAACTGCGCCAAACCCAGTTTTGAGCACCATTCACTTCTTCCGTGAAGAGTACGAAGAGCATATTAATGAAAAGTACTGTCGCACAGGAGAATGTAAAGCTTTGACCAAATATGAAATTATCACTGACAAATGCGTGGGTTGTACAGCATGTGCACGTGTATGTCCAGTTAGTGCGATTTCAGGTAAGGTGAAAGAGGCTCATGTGATCGATCAAGCGGCTTGTATTTCTTGTGGCGCTTGCTACGAGAAGTGTCGTTTTGAAGCGATCCGTCGACCATAG
- a CDS encoding NAD(P)H-dependent oxidoreductase subunit E, with protein sequence MSAAKQERTTSATNLPQEKYDELQTYIESLDSLEGALIHVLHKAQTVFTYLPLEVQLFIARKMELPAAEVFGVVSFYSYFTMKPVGKHTISICMGTACFVRGSEEVFKAFKEELGIQPGEISPDGLFSIKDVRCIGACGLAPVVTVGEKVYGHVKPEDVKAILDEYRADQVLENLN encoded by the coding sequence ATGTCAGCAGCTAAGCAAGAAAGAACGACAAGCGCAACGAACCTACCACAAGAGAAGTATGATGAGTTACAAACGTACATTGAATCTTTGGATTCACTTGAAGGCGCTTTGATCCATGTCCTGCATAAAGCGCAAACAGTTTTTACGTATCTGCCTCTAGAAGTGCAATTGTTTATTGCACGGAAAATGGAACTGCCAGCAGCGGAAGTGTTTGGCGTAGTTAGCTTCTATTCCTATTTCACCATGAAACCAGTAGGCAAGCATACAATCTCTATATGTATGGGAACCGCATGTTTCGTACGTGGATCAGAAGAAGTGTTCAAGGCATTCAAGGAAGAGTTGGGGATTCAACCAGGCGAAATTTCGCCGGATGGATTATTCTCCATCAAGGATGTCCGTTGTATTGGCGCTTGCGGTCTCGCACCGGTTGTAACCGTTGGTGAGAAAGTGTATGGTCATGTGAAGCCGGAAGATGTTAAGGCAATTCTTGACGAATACCGCGCGGATCAAGTGCTGGAAAACTTGAACTAG